A segment of the Vibrio aquimaris genome:
GTAGATAACCTGCATGTAAGAATCTTCGGTCGTGTTTGGATCATTACAGTTCATCAGCTGTAACACTTCACCTTCGGCGATGATATTCACAGCATCGCTCATTAACTTGAGGATACGCATCGAGCCTAACTCTGTCATCATCTGGAAAGAGCGGGTATAAATAAAATCGCCGACTAGGACACTAGCAGCGTTACCAAAAGCAGCATTTGCTGTCGCTTTGCCACGTCTCATGTCTGACTCATCAACCACATCATCATGGAGCAAAGTGGCGGTGTGTATAAATTCAATAAAGGCTGCAGCAGTTGTGTGATCTTGTCCTTGATAGCCCAGAGCACGGGCTGATAACACGGCTAAAAGAGGACGAATGCGTTTGCCACCACCACTTACGATATAGAACCCAAGCTGATTGATTAAGGAAACTTCAGAATTGAGCTGGGCCAGAATTGTTTCATTCACTTTTGCCATGTCGTCGGCAGTGAGTGTTTGGATAGTTTTAAAATCCATTGTAAATCCGAGTGAAGTTAGAATCTTTAAGGTCTTTTATTATTTTTATCGCTGGATGATACACTAAAAAACGTTGATAAATACACGTCTAAAAGGCATGATTGCCCCACTTTTATTTGGCGATTAGCTTTTCGCCAACTTTTTAAAAATATGGCTTGTCATAGGTGCATCTCTTCTGTAGAATCTGCGCCCTATTGATGATTAGTTTAGCGCACACCCATAATGCATAAAATACGCATAAGGCTGTGCGGAAAAAGCGGAGTAAGATATGTACGCTGTTTTCCAATCTGGTGGTAAACAACACCGTGTAAGCGAAGGTCAAACTCTTCGTTTAGAGAAATTAGACGTAGAAACAGGTGCAACTGTAGAGTTCGATAAGGTTCTTTTGGTTGCTAACGGTGAAGACGTTAAAGTTGGCGCTCCTCTTGTTGAGGGCGGCAAGGTAGTTGCTGAAGTTGTACAACACGGTCGTGGCGATAAAGTTAAAATCGTTAAGTTCCGTCGTCGTAAGCACTCTCGTAAGCAACAGGGTCATCGTCAGTGGTTCACTGAAGTGAAGATCACTGGTATCAACGCTTAATTGATTAGGAGAGCTTAACAATGGCACACAAAAAAGCTGGTGGTTCTACTCGTAACGGCCGCGATTCAGAAAGCAAACGCCTTGGTGTTAAACGTTTCGGTGGTGAATCTGTTCTTGCAGGTAACATCATTGTTCGTCAACGTGGCACTAAGTTCCATGCTGGTACAAACGTAGGCATTGGTAAAGACCACACTCTATTCGCTCTTACTGAAGGTAAAGTGAAGTTTGAAGTTAAAGGTCCTAAGAACCGTAAGTTCGTAAGCATCGAAGCAGAGTAATCTCGCTAAGAGCAAGAATTAGGTTTCTAGCTGAATTCAAAAGCCCTGCCAGTTTGGCGGGGTTTTTTATTTATGGTGTTAGGGAGTTGATACTAAGGTTTTTTTTCTAAAGTGCCTTAGTATATTTCCTGATAAGCAGAAGCAACTTGAGTGCGCACAAGCGTTCCCAGATCGTCATCTGCTAGAATTTATATCATTCATATTGGGTCAATTTACTCTATGGATGAGGTTTGCAACACGACTACGAGATGTAGCATGTGGGCGGAGTAAGAGATGAAATTCGTTGATGAAGCGGTAGTTAAGGTTCAAGCCGGAGACGGTGGTAACGGTGTGGTAAGTTTCTGGCGAGAGAAATTTGTTGCAAAGGGTGGCCCCGATGGTGGTGACGGTGGTGATGGTGGTGATATATACATTCAAGCCGATGAGAACCTTAATACTTTGATTGATTACCGTTTCCAGCGCTTCTATGAAGCAGAGCGTGGAGAAAATGGTCGCGGCGGCAACTGCACTGGTAAGCGTGGTAAAGACAAGGTATTGCGTGTTCCTGTGGGTACGCGCGCTGTTGATATACATACCAATGAAATTGTTGCCGAAGTGGCGGGGCACGGTAAAAAAGTGATGGTGGCTAAAGGTGGCTGGCATGGACTGGGTAACACTCGTTTCAAATCTTCCGTTAATCGTGCTCCTCGTCAAAAAACATTGGGAACCAAAGGTGAAGTCAGAGAGCTTAGGTTAGAGCTGCTGCTTTTAGCCGATGTCGGTATGTTAGGTTTACCTAACGCAGGTAAATCAACCTTTATACGTGCTGTGTCTGCTGCTAAGCCTAAGGTGGCAGACTACCCATTTACCACTTTGATCCCAAGTCTTGGTGTGGTGAGTGTTGTCCCAGAGAAAAGTTTTGTTGTGGCTGATATTCCAGGTCTTATCGAAGGGGCAGCAGATGGCGCTGGTCTTGGGATCCGTTTCTTAAAACACCTTGAGCGTTGCCGTGTTCTTTTGCATATGATCGATATTATGCCCATTGATCAATCTGATCCGGTGCAGAATGCACTGACTATTATCGATGAGCTTGAGCAATACAGTGAGAAATTGGCAGATAAGCCTCGCTGGTTGATCTTCAATAAAGTTGATCTTATGCCTGCAGAAGAAGCGGATGAAATTATCCAAAACATTCTTGACGCCTTGGGGTGGGAAGAGGATTACTACAAAATTTCAGCAGTGAATAAACAAGGTACTAAAGAGCTTTGCTACAAGCTGGCTGACTTTATGGAGAAATTACCTCGCGAAGAAGAGCAAGTGAGTGAGGAAGAAAAAGTCGATTTCATGTGGGATGATTACCACAAAGATGCCATGGCCGGTAAAAATGTGATCACCGAAGATGACGACGATTTGGATGACTGGGACGACGAAGATGACGACGGCCATGTCGTCTATGTTCGAGATTAACCCAAGTTTCATTATCAAGCCGCTATGTCGCTGACATGGCGGCTTTTTTGTGAGAACTTCCTGTCCATTTATTTATTGACTTAGCGTGTAAGGGATTGTTGTTTTATCTCCGTAAGTCTACAGTGTGACTACTTTATATCGGAGATTGTCCTATCATTCTATTAAGGTATAATCCTTTCTCACTTTAGTTCTTAAGGTATTTGATTGTGGTTATTAGCATGATTGCTGCTCTCGCGGGCAACAGTAGTATTGGAAAAGATAGTCCGCACGTTATAGGCAATGACAACGCAATGCCTTGGCACTTGCCTGCTGATTTTACTTGGTTCAAAAAGCACACCATAGGTAAGCCTGTGATTATGGGCCGCAAAACCTTTGAATCTATTGGCAGGCCTTTACCTGATCGCCGTAATATTGTGATCACCAGAAATCCTGAGTTTTCATCGCATGGTGTGACCATAGTGTCATCACTCGATAGCGCCTTAGCAGAAGCCAGTGATTGTCATGAAGTGATGATTATTGGTGGCGGTAGTATCTATAAAGAGTGTTTGCCTTTGGCTGATAAACTCTATATCACCTTTGTTGAAGCTGAGCTATCAGGAGATACTTTCTTCCCTAAATGGAGCCATGACTTTAAAGAAACTTACTCTGAAACTTACCTAGCAGATGAGAAAAATGCTTACAATATGCGTTTTGTTATTTTGGAAAAATAACGTTCAACTGGATAACCACCTGATATCCTGCGTGAAGGATTGGTAGGCGCACTACCAATCCGTTTTAGTCCTATTTGGCTTCATTGAGTGACCAATCATAGTCGTAGCTGATCTTGCCACTTAAGGTGCCTAAATCTGGCCTGTATTGACTCAAATGTTTGATAAGCTGAGACTTATCGCCAAAATCTTCACTAAACCAATCATAGATGGAAGAGAGTTGAGCACCATTGTCATTGAGTAGTACCCCTTTATCACTATTGATAAAGCTTTTCGCTGCTTGTTCTAG
Coding sequences within it:
- the cgtA gene encoding Obg family GTPase CgtA, which produces MKFVDEAVVKVQAGDGGNGVVSFWREKFVAKGGPDGGDGGDGGDIYIQADENLNTLIDYRFQRFYEAERGENGRGGNCTGKRGKDKVLRVPVGTRAVDIHTNEIVAEVAGHGKKVMVAKGGWHGLGNTRFKSSVNRAPRQKTLGTKGEVRELRLELLLLADVGMLGLPNAGKSTFIRAVSAAKPKVADYPFTTLIPSLGVVSVVPEKSFVVADIPGLIEGAADGAGLGIRFLKHLERCRVLLHMIDIMPIDQSDPVQNALTIIDELEQYSEKLADKPRWLIFNKVDLMPAEEADEIIQNILDALGWEEDYYKISAVNKQGTKELCYKLADFMEKLPREEEQVSEEEKVDFMWDDYHKDAMAGKNVITEDDDDLDDWDDEDDDGHVVYVRD
- the ispB gene encoding octaprenyl diphosphate synthase; its protein translation is MDFKTIQTLTADDMAKVNETILAQLNSEVSLINQLGFYIVSGGGKRIRPLLAVLSARALGYQGQDHTTAAAFIEFIHTATLLHDDVVDESDMRRGKATANAAFGNAASVLVGDFIYTRSFQMMTELGSMRILKLMSDAVNIIAEGEVLQLMNCNDPNTTEDSYMQVIYSKTARLFEAATQIGAILNSATDEIEIALKNYGKYLGTAFQLIDDVMDYTSDGKEMGKNVGDDLAEGKPTLPLIRAMSIGNGEQREMIREAIEKANGMEKLDAIMEALTETGALDYTRQKAYQEADKAIAELSVLPDSPYKQALVALAHMSVHRTT
- the rplU gene encoding 50S ribosomal protein L21 — its product is MYAVFQSGGKQHRVSEGQTLRLEKLDVETGATVEFDKVLLVANGEDVKVGAPLVEGGKVVAEVVQHGRGDKVKIVKFRRRKHSRKQQGHRQWFTEVKITGINA
- the folA gene encoding type 3 dihydrofolate reductase, coding for MVISMIAALAGNSSIGKDSPHVIGNDNAMPWHLPADFTWFKKHTIGKPVIMGRKTFESIGRPLPDRRNIVITRNPEFSSHGVTIVSSLDSALAEASDCHEVMIIGGGSIYKECLPLADKLYITFVEAELSGDTFFPKWSHDFKETYSETYLADEKNAYNMRFVILEK
- the rpmA gene encoding 50S ribosomal protein L27; the protein is MAHKKAGGSTRNGRDSESKRLGVKRFGGESVLAGNIIVRQRGTKFHAGTNVGIGKDHTLFALTEGKVKFEVKGPKNRKFVSIEAE